A part of Hippopotamus amphibius kiboko isolate mHipAmp2 chromosome 16, mHipAmp2.hap2, whole genome shotgun sequence genomic DNA contains:
- the RAB4B gene encoding ras-related protein Rab-4B isoform X2 produces MAETYDFLFKFLVIGSAGTGKSCLLHQFIENKFKQDSNHTIGVEFGSRVVNVGGKTVKLQIWDTAGQERFRSVTRSYYRGAAGALLVYDITSRETYNSLAAWLTDARTLASPNIVVILCGNKKDLDPEREVTFLEASRFAQENELMFLETSALTGENVEEAFLKCARTILNKIDSGELDPERMGSGIQYGDASLRQLRQPRSAQAVAPQPCGC; encoded by the exons ATGGCTGAGACCTACG ACTTCCTCTTCAAATTCCTGGTGATTGGCAGCGCAGGAACGGGCAAATCATGTCTCCTTCATCAGTTCATTGAGAATAAGT tcAAACAGGACTCCAACCACACAATCGGCGTGGAGTTTGGATCTCGGGTGGTCAACGTGGGTGGGAAGACCGTGAAACTACAGATTTGGGACACAGCCGGCCAGGAGCGGTTTCG GTCGGTGACACGGAGTTACTACCGAGGGGCAGCTGGAGCCCTGCTGGTATACGACATCACCAG CCGGGAGACGTACAACTCACTGGCCGCCTGGCTGACGGATGCCCGCACCCTGGCCAGCCCCAATATCGTAGTCATTCTCTGTGGCAACAAGAAGGACCTGGATCCGGAGCGTGAGGTCACTTTCCTGGAGGCCTCCCGCTTTGCCCAGGAGAACG AGCTAATGTTCCTGGAAACTAGTGCTCTCACGGGTGAGAACGTGGAGGAGGCTTTCCTGAAGTGTGCCCGCACCATTCTGAACAAGATCGACTCAG gtgaGCTTGACCCCGAGAGGATGGGCTCTGGCATTCAATACGGTGATGCCTCCCTTCGCCAGCTGCGGCAGCCTCGGAGTGCCCAGGCCGTGGCCCCTCAGCCCTGTGGCTGCTGA
- the SNRPA gene encoding U1 small nuclear ribonucleoprotein A isoform X2 yields the protein MAVPETRPNHTIYINNLNEKIKKDELKKSLYAIFSQFGQILDILVSRSLKMRGQAFVIFKERIQYAKTDSDIIAKMKGTFVERDRKREKRKPKSQETPAAKKAVQGGAAAPVVGTVQGPVPGMPPMTQAPRIMHHMPGQPPYMPPPGMIPPPGLAPGQIPPGAMPPQQLMPGQMPPAQPLSENPPNHILFLTNLPEETNELMLSMLFNQFPGFKEVRLVPGRHDIAFVEFDNEVQAGAARDALQGFKITQNNAMKISFAKK from the exons ATGGCAGTTCCTGAGACCCGTCCCAACCACACTATTTATATCAACAATCTCAACGAGAAGATCAAGAAGGATG AGCTGAAGAAGTCCCTGTATGCGATCTTCTCCCAGTTTGGCCAGATCTTGGATATCCTGGTATCACGAAGCCTGAAGATGAGGGGCCAGGCCTTTGTCATCTTCAAGGAG CGTATCCAATATGCCAAGACCGACTCAGATATCATTGCCAAGATGAAGGGCACATTCGTGGAGCGGGACCGCAAGCGGGAGAAGAGGAAGCCCAAGAGCCAGGAGACCCCAGCTGCCAAGAAAGCCGTGCAGGGTGGGGCGGCCGCCCCTGTGGTGGGCACTGTCCAGGGGCCTGTACCG GGCATGCCGCCGATGACTCAGGCGCCCCGCATCATGCACCACATGCCGGGCCAGCCTCCCTACATGCCCCCCCCGGGCATGATCCCGCCTCCGGGCCTCGCGCCTGGCCAGATCCCACCAGGGGCCATGCCGCCACAGCAGCTTATGCCAGGGCAGATGCCGCCTGCCCAGCCT CTTTCAGAAAATCCACCAAATCACATCTTGTTCCTCACCAACCTGCCGGAAGAGACCAACGAGCTCATGCTTTCCATGCTTTTCAACCA gTTCCCTGGCTTCAAGGAGGTCCGGCTGGTCCCAGGGCGGCACGACATCGCCTTCGTGGAGTTTGACAATGAAGTGCAGGCAGGGGCCGCGCGTGACGCCCTGCAGGGTTTCAAGATCACCCAGAACAATGCCATGAAGATCTCCTTTGCCAAGAAGTAG
- the SNRPA gene encoding U1 small nuclear ribonucleoprotein A isoform X1: protein MAVPETRPNHTIYINNLNEKIKKDELKKSLYAIFSQFGQILDILVSRSLKMRGQAFVIFKEVSSATNALRSMQGFPFYDKPMRIQYAKTDSDIIAKMKGTFVERDRKREKRKPKSQETPAAKKAVQGGAAAPVVGTVQGPVPGMPPMTQAPRIMHHMPGQPPYMPPPGMIPPPGLAPGQIPPGAMPPQQLMPGQMPPAQPLSENPPNHILFLTNLPEETNELMLSMLFNQFPGFKEVRLVPGRHDIAFVEFDNEVQAGAARDALQGFKITQNNAMKISFAKK, encoded by the exons ATGGCAGTTCCTGAGACCCGTCCCAACCACACTATTTATATCAACAATCTCAACGAGAAGATCAAGAAGGATG AGCTGAAGAAGTCCCTGTATGCGATCTTCTCCCAGTTTGGCCAGATCTTGGATATCCTGGTATCACGAAGCCTGAAGATGAGGGGCCAGGCCTTTGTCATCTTCAAGGAGGTCAGCAGCGCCACCAATGCCCTGCGCTCCATGCAGGGTTTCCCCTTCTACGACAAGCCCATG CGTATCCAATATGCCAAGACCGACTCAGATATCATTGCCAAGATGAAGGGCACATTCGTGGAGCGGGACCGCAAGCGGGAGAAGAGGAAGCCCAAGAGCCAGGAGACCCCAGCTGCCAAGAAAGCCGTGCAGGGTGGGGCGGCCGCCCCTGTGGTGGGCACTGTCCAGGGGCCTGTACCG GGCATGCCGCCGATGACTCAGGCGCCCCGCATCATGCACCACATGCCGGGCCAGCCTCCCTACATGCCCCCCCCGGGCATGATCCCGCCTCCGGGCCTCGCGCCTGGCCAGATCCCACCAGGGGCCATGCCGCCACAGCAGCTTATGCCAGGGCAGATGCCGCCTGCCCAGCCT CTTTCAGAAAATCCACCAAATCACATCTTGTTCCTCACCAACCTGCCGGAAGAGACCAACGAGCTCATGCTTTCCATGCTTTTCAACCA gTTCCCTGGCTTCAAGGAGGTCCGGCTGGTCCCAGGGCGGCACGACATCGCCTTCGTGGAGTTTGACAATGAAGTGCAGGCAGGGGCCGCGCGTGACGCCCTGCAGGGTTTCAAGATCACCCAGAACAATGCCATGAAGATCTCCTTTGCCAAGAAGTAG
- the MIA gene encoding melanoma-derived growth regulatory protein, producing MMAWSLVFLGVVLLSAFPGPSVGGRPMPRLAERKLCADEECSHPISMAVALQDYVAPDCRFLTIYQGQVVYVFSKLKGRGRLFWGGSVQGDYYGDVAARLGYFPSSIVREDQTLKPGKIDVRTDKWDFYCQ from the exons ATGATGGCTTGGTCCTTGGTGTTTCTCGGTGTCGTCTTGCTGTCTGCCTTCCCAGGTCCTAGTGTCGGGGGCCGCCCGATGCCCAGGCTGGCTGAGCGGAAGCTGTGTGCTGATGAGGAATGCAGCC ACCCCATCTCCATGGCCGTGGCCCTCCAGGACTACGTGGCCCCTGACTGCCGTTTCCTGACCATATACCAGGGCCAGGTCGTATATGTCTTCTCCAAGCTGAAGGGCCGAGGGCGGCTCTTCTGGGGAGGCAGC GTTCAGGGAGATTACTATGGAGACGTAGCTGCTCGCCTGGGCTATTTCCCCAGTAGCATTGTACGCGAAGACCAGACCCTGAAACCTGGCAAAATCGACGTGAGGACAGAT aaatgggATTTTTACTGCCAGTGA
- the RAB4B gene encoding ras-related protein Rab-4B isoform X1: MAETYDFLFKFLVIGSAGTGKSCLLHQFIENKFKQDSNHTIGVEFGSRVVNVGGKTVKLQIWDTAGQERFRSVTRSYYRGAAGALLVYDITRWVHGAGRVGPGLLLSCACLPPGSLLHSRETYNSLAAWLTDARTLASPNIVVILCGNKKDLDPEREVTFLEASRFAQENELMFLETSALTGENVEEAFLKCARTILNKIDSGELDPERMGSGIQYGDASLRQLRQPRSAQAVAPQPCGC; this comes from the exons ATGGCTGAGACCTACG ACTTCCTCTTCAAATTCCTGGTGATTGGCAGCGCAGGAACGGGCAAATCATGTCTCCTTCATCAGTTCATTGAGAATAAGT tcAAACAGGACTCCAACCACACAATCGGCGTGGAGTTTGGATCTCGGGTGGTCAACGTGGGTGGGAAGACCGTGAAACTACAGATTTGGGACACAGCCGGCCAGGAGCGGTTTCG GTCGGTGACACGGAGTTACTACCGAGGGGCAGCTGGAGCCCTGCTGGTATACGACATCACCAGGTGGGTGCACGGAGCGGGCAGGGTGGGGCCAGGGCTGCTCCTCTCCTgcgcctgcctccctcctggttCCCTTCTCCACAGCCGGGAGACGTACAACTCACTGGCCGCCTGGCTGACGGATGCCCGCACCCTGGCCAGCCCCAATATCGTAGTCATTCTCTGTGGCAACAAGAAGGACCTGGATCCGGAGCGTGAGGTCACTTTCCTGGAGGCCTCCCGCTTTGCCCAGGAGAACG AGCTAATGTTCCTGGAAACTAGTGCTCTCACGGGTGAGAACGTGGAGGAGGCTTTCCTGAAGTGTGCCCGCACCATTCTGAACAAGATCGACTCAG gtgaGCTTGACCCCGAGAGGATGGGCTCTGGCATTCAATACGGTGATGCCTCCCTTCGCCAGCTGCGGCAGCCTCGGAGTGCCCAGGCCGTGGCCCCTCAGCCCTGTGGCTGCTGA